In Bufo gargarizans isolate SCDJY-AF-19 chromosome 6, ASM1485885v1, whole genome shotgun sequence, a single genomic region encodes these proteins:
- the LOC122942031 gene encoding keratin, type I cytoskeletal 42-like, with amino-acid sequence MQHLNQRLSSYLEKVHSLEQENAQLERNICDWYANNAPNNLPDSSQYFRTIQDLQNKIFSINVNNAQVVLQIDNAQLAADDLRNKYEIELSLRSNVEADVSSLRKALEELNMQRQDLEIQVRCLQEELLQLKSNHEEEVTTLMAQLGARVNVEVDAAPSVDLNKVLSEVRQQYENLMERNLREVESIFLARSAELNREVSSGAEHLQSVSNELIDLRRSAQSLEIELQSQLSLKSAMESTLAETEATFGSQLSQLQAMIDNIEAQLGQIRSDLEHQNIEYKILMDQKTHLEMEIATYKQLLDGHDIHVPLHHGTEHKDKLLQSKC; translated from the exons ATGCAACATCTTAACCAGCGACTATCTTCCTATCTTGAAAAGGTTCATTCCCTGGAGCAAGAGAATGCTCAGTTGGAGAGAAATATTTGTGACTGGTATGCCAACAATGCACCAAATAATTTGCCAGATTCCAGTCAATACTTTAGAACCATCCAGGATCTCCAAAATAAG ATCTTTTCCATCAATGTGAATAATGCACAAGTTGTCCTGCAAATAGATAATGCACAGTTGGCAGCAGATGATTTGAGAAACAA ATATGAAATTGAGCTCAGTTTGAGAAGTAATGTTGAAGCAGATGTTAGTAGCCTTCGTAAAGCCTTGGAAGAGCTTAACATGCAAAGACAAGATTTGGAGATACAAGTTCGATGCCTTCAAGAGGAGCTTTTACAATTAAAGAGCAATCATGAAGAG GAGGTGACCACTCTGATGGCTCAACTGGGTGCTAGAGTCAACGTGGAAGTTGATGCCGCTCCTTCTGTAGATTTAAATAAAGTCCTATCTGAGGTTAGACAACAATATGAGAACCTGATGGAGAGGAACCTCAGAGAGGTTGAGAGCATATTCCTTGCAAGG AGTGCAGAACTGAACCGTGAAGTTTCCTCTGGTGCTGAACATCTACAGTCAGTTAGTAATGAACTCATAGACCTAAGACGCTCGGCTCAGTCCCTGGAAATTGAGCTGCAGAGTCAACTGAGTTTG AAATCAGCCATGGAAAGCACTTTGGCAGAAACAGAAGCCACGTTTGGTTCCCAGCTTTCTCAGTTACAAGCAATGATTGATAACATCGAAGCTCAGCTTGGCCAGATACGCTCTGACCTTGAACATCAAAACATTGAATACAAAATCCTTATGGATCAGAAGACCCATCTGGAGATGGAGATCGCCACCTACAAACAATTGCTAGATGGCcatgacataca CGTTCCACTTCACCATGGCACAGAACATAAAGACA AGCTTCTGCAAAGCAAGTGCTAG